A window of Cryptosporidium parvum Iowa II chromosome 1, whole genome shotgun sequence contains these coding sequences:
- a CDS encoding signal peptide, possible transmembrane domain near N-terminus, proline rich and His-stretch at C-terminus gives MFNMINLKLHTTRFLILVLVILSNIGELLSQDVETENKSSRYDHIVDQIYYNRYHSNNAKYLVWLLVLVPVFICIPCLIWVWCSDHCLQILKYRSNMKVFKEKKLMNEIILTNLSDNILNKELNGSNSSLPSMGVPHSMPPPIPHPPQPQFHPQMGGVMPQPPPMPQPPPMPQPQPSSHPQILSQPIIGGPQQNPILPTHIQPSPSYIPNLHISRPPNMELPQLVQQDHAHHHHHCGFNGH, from the coding sequence ATGTTCAATATGATTAACTTAAAATTGCATACTACTagatttttaattctaGTATTAGTTATTTTAAGTAATATTGGTGAATTATTATCACAGGATGTTGaaactgaaaataaatcaagtAGATATGATCATATAGTtgatcaaatttattataataggTACCATTCAAATAATGCTAAATATTTAGTTTGGTTATTAGTATTGGTGCCGGTATTTATATGTATTCCATGCCTAATTTGGGTTTGGTGTAGTGATCACTGTTTACaaattcttaaatataGAAGTAATATGAAagtttttaaagaaaagaaacttatgaatgaaattattCTAACTAATTTAAgtgataatatattaaataaggAATTGAATGGTAGCAACTCATCACTTCCTTCAATGGGAGTTCCTCATTCTATGCCCCCGCCTATTCCTCATCCACCTCAACCTCAATTTCATCCTCAAATGGGAGGAGTTATGCCACAGCCACCTCCAATGCCACAACCGCCTCCAATGCCACAACCACAGCCCTCTTCTCATCCACAGATATTATCTCAACCAATAATTGGAGGACCTCAACAAAATCCTATATTACCAACACATATTCAACCATCACCTTCATACATTCCGAATCTCCATATATCTAGGCCACCTAATATGGAGTTACCTCAACTTGTACAACAAGATCATGCTCaccatcatcatcattGTGGATTTAATGGTCATTAA
- a CDS encoding carboxylesterase, with protein MLSLEIQRKIPRIYVIFIIFIIFFSNVECLLKKANQTVKFKKGDTNGGYGLNFTPSNYQNVIVWLHGLCSSAVEWERFLILVNKKDFLPNTKWIIPTSKYRKITAIYGNECPAWFNITSFSPTENIEDINGILESVKRIRNIIKSEIDLGIDQSRIFLIGFSQGSAMALITSMIMRDITIGGVIGVSGWIPMISHLSLGKDSPLNNEIFDFNVSDEKKQNTRVYIFHGSKDKLIPFHIFLQTSIFMSTELEIQNINQRMYYNIGHTITAMQGIHIMYEISKMIDSENIHEELTAVQLSTLSNSSYSMILKVTDPMDCNYTYYKFMPCNPNQQGKLLCNNINCNCTDMLYFYDKSKFFENLNHRDFGQNKYPYAIIQAIPSENNKKKRNNNNNSNNKEDESQDFELTNIKINEKDNENVSTLLSNINVNGNESIKDNFVSGNDINQAIMNDDNDNDDDNSNNNDNSDLKDQISKNSHNSLRRRNTSLNNISQRYLMSINNEKNDNSSDSSSIVDYHDKLYISLRGNGSEDIENDNDEYVDKQERDQEDQVKHMDENEDKQKEEKKQKQEKNVREEEGKGREEEEGKGKGKEEGKEEGKGEEGEQEGEEGEEGEEKGERGAGGKEEEQQEMNITSTLASPVDQIISDELNTSNKIFSTKISHYSKTPLKVKHYIVSDKDNSKEGEDTNMGENGNGIFNIGKYIDSLYNQSRDSINANNTIISNIYESEVGN; from the coding sequence atgtTAAGCTTagaaattcaaagaaaaatcCCAAGAATATATGTgatttttatcatttttataatttttttttctaatgtTGAATGCCTTTTAAAAAAAGCAAATCAAACagtaaaatttaaaaaaggTGATACTAATGGAGGTTATGGATTAAATTTTACTCCATCTAATTATCAAAATGTTATTGTATGGTTACATGGATTATGTAGCTCAGCAGTAGAATGGGAAAGATTTTTAATACttgttaataaaaaagatttcTTACCAAATACAAAATGGATAATACCAACTTctaaatatagaaaaatcACTGCTATCTATGGAAATGAATGTCCTGCATGGTTTAATATTACATCATTTTCACCaacagaaaatattgaagatattaatgGAATTTTAGAAAGTGTAAAAAGAATAcgtaatattattaaatctgAAATTGATTTAGGAATTGATCAAAGtagaatatttttaataggTTTTTCTCAAGGTTCTGCTATGGCATTAATTACTTCAATGATTATGAGAGATATTACAATAGGAGGTGTAATAGGAGTATCTGGTTGGATTCCAATGATTAGTCATTTATCATTAGGAAAAGATTCtcctttaaataatgaaatttttgatttcaaTGTTAGtgatgaaaaaaaacaaaatactcgagtatatatatttcatgGAAGTaaagataaattaattccatttcatatatttttacaaacttcaatatttatgaGTACTGAACTtgaaatacaaaatattaatcaaagaatgtattataatattggaCATACAATTACAGCAATGCAAGGAATACATATAATGTatgaaatttcaaaaatgatTGATTCTGAAAATATACATGAAGAATTAACAGCTGTTCAACTTAGTACTTTATCAAATAGTTCATATTCTATGATATTAAAAGTAACTGATCCAATGGATTGTAATTATacatattataaatttatgCCTTGTAATCCAAATCAACAAGGAAAACTTTtatgtaataatattaattgtaaTTGTACAGATATGTTATATTTTTATGAtaaatccaaattttttgaaaatttaaatcatcGAGATTTTGGTCAGAATAAATATCCATATGCAATTATTCAAGCAATTCCTTCTGAGAATAATAAGAAGAAAcgtaataataataataatagtaataataaagaagatgaaagtcaagattttgaattaacaaatattaaaataaatgaaaaagataatgaaaatgttTCAACTTTATTATCGAATATTAATGTAAATGGAAATGAAAGTATTAAGGATAATTTTGTTTCTGGAAATGATATAAATCAAGCAATAATGaatgatgataatgataatgatgatgataatagtaataataacgATAATAGTGATTTAAAAGATCAAATATCAAAGAATAGTCATAATTCAttaagaagaagaaatacaagtttaaataatataagtCAAAGATATTTGATGagtataaataatgaaaaaaatgataattcaTCAGATTCTTCAAGTATTGTTGATTATCatgataaattatatatttctttaagaGGAAATGGCAGtgaagatattgaaaatgataatgatgaatatGTGGATAAACAAGAACGAGATCAAGAGGATCAAGTAAAACATATGGATGAGAATGAAGATAAGcaaaaagaagagaagaagcagaaacaagaaaagaatGTAAGAGAGGAGGAGGGAAAGGGAAGGGAAGAGGAGGAGGGAAAGGGAAAGGGAAAGGAAGAGGGAAAGGAAGAGGGAAAGGGAGAAGAAGGAGAGCAAGAAGGAGAAGAAGGAGAAGAAGGAGAAGAGAAAGGAGAGCGAGGAGCAGGTGGTAAGGAAGAGGAGCAACAAGAAATGAATATTACATCAACATTGGCATCACCTGTTGATCAAATTATTAGTGATGAATTGAATACTTCAAATAAGATATTTTCTACAAAGATAAGTCATTATAGTAAAACTCCATTAAAAGTAAAACATTATATTGTATCAGATAAAGACAATAGTAAAGAAGGAGAAGATACTAATATGGGGGAAAATGGAAATGgcatttttaatattggaaaatatattgattctTTATATAATCAATCAAGAGATAGTATAAATGctaataatacaattatatcaaatatatatgaaTCAGAAGTTGGGAATTAA
- a CDS encoding ring domain protein — protein MNEDIWKDGQKQYSCPLCMTSTYYKNDIKMYYGDPCGHKFCSECSTKANNNKKSTSILRGSNQICPVCHGFVKYIADFEYGETDFLKFESQARKQVYTILNETRKDFKDTPCYDNYLEKREDLIYKLIYGNDTEKKSTQDFLNQYSKENQVAILDRKTREETLLRNDILEIVQKEGTFYEQLNQLSQNTTIDHLQIVHPLQNEYPEFFQNFNKNSNNQNNSNNQNIALGSNIPNPIDKNITCKEYLHQNAKKSNVSTYSSIESKQRAGGFTENIVWSLCKNELFFGFYACHHDSNP, from the coding sequence ATGAATGAAGATATTTGGAAAGATGGTCAAAAACAATATTCTTGCCCATTATGTATGACAAGTACATATTATAAGAATGATATCAAAATGTACTATGGTGATCCATGTGGACATAAATTTTGTTCAGAATGTTCAACAAAagcaaataataataaaaaatcaacAAGTATATTAAGAGGAAGTAATCAAATATGTCCAGTATGTCATGGTTTTGTTAAATATATTGCAGATTTTGAATATGGCGAGAcagattttttaaaatttgaaagtCAAGCAAGAAAACAGGTATatacaatattaaatgaaacAAGAAAAGATTTTAAAGATACTCCTTGTTATGATAATTATCTTGAGAAACGTGaagatttaatatataaattaatttatggAAATGATACAGAAAAGAAATCAACACAAGATTTCttaaatcaatattcaaaagaaaatcaagTTGCTATATTAGATAGAAAAACTAGAGAAGAAACTCTTTTAAGAAATGATATTCTTGAAATTGTACAAAAAGAAGGTACTTTTTATGAGCAACTTAATCAACTTTCTCAAAATACCACAATTGATCATCTTCAAATTGTACACCCACTTCAAAATGAATATCCTgaattctttcaaaattttaataaaaattctaaCAATCAAAACAATtctaataatcaaaatattgcTCTTGGTAGTAACATTCCTAATCCTATCGACAAGAATATTACATGCAAGGAATATCTACATCAAAATGCTAAGAAATCAAATGTTTCAACATATTCATCCATTGAATCTAAACAACGTGCAGGAGGATTTactgaaaatattgtatGGAGTTTGTGTAAAAATGAGCTCTTTTTTGGGTTTTATGCTTGTCATCATGATTCTAATCcgtaa
- a CDS encoding cyclin domain protein, possible cyclin H, which yields MSVYPSESHHLKEWVFGSLDLLKTKKNYINEKAKENWKDIFRQISSENFEINELLLTSKDEETLISYYGRQLIEFCNHKQLPFVSKYNASILYHRFFTNQSVMDYDPRIIIFTSISLALKLEEFGLHFTLEKLFGDVPGLNIQEVFRHELTVCNTLKFHLYILNPRNTLEGLRLLYKKYYIDILVVDENLDNNDHKKTENKKNQLISLLSKVILKAETYVLMILHTL from the coding sequence atgaGTGTGTATCCATCTGAATCACATCATTTGAAAGAATGGGTTTTTGGATCtttagatttattaaaaacaaaaaaaaattacattaATGAGAAAGCAAAAGAAAATTGGAAGGATATTTTTAGACAAATTTCGAGTGAGAATTTTGAGATTAATGAGTTGTTATTAACAtcaaaagatgaagaaactttaatttcttattatGGTAGACAATTGATAGAATTTTGTAATCATAAACAGCTTCCATTTgtttcaaaatataatgCATCAATATTATATCATAGATTTTTTACTAATCAAAGTGTAATGGATTATGATCCTagaattataatatttacaagTATATCATTAGCATTAaaattagaagaatttgGACTTCATTTTACATTAGAGAAACTTTTTGGAGATGTCCCAGGTTTGAATATACAAGAAGTTTTTAGACATGAATTAACTGTGTGTAATAcattaaaatttcatttatatatattaaatccAAGAAATACATTAGAAGGTTTAAGActtttatataaaaagtATTATATAGATATTTTGGTAGTTGATGAGAATTTGGATAATAATGATCATAAGAAAActgaaaataagaaaaatcaattaataagtttattatcaaaagtTATATTAAAAGCAGAAACATACgtattaatgattttacATACATtgtaa
- a CDS encoding ring domain protein, producing the protein MNFSRNRKGVKDDSKYIYEPGDLETKVTENGLDVSFKRKVVSDLLICPICEGFFRGATTIRECLHTFCKACIIEHIESKGAECPKCGQNIGIYPLQGLVFDRTIQNITDKIFPEFKDKERKLYTEFLEKYGDEADIHDEKDLMSLTKPITSQLLNKIKLKPIDSTANFYNEILLPELEKNKTVDSNNQTTTVLENLSMKIKLESINSEFFQLEKPYLIVPPQITIFHLQNYIMHKSNEKFEKIPSIFLKGGQILPRNHSLEFVCRSRRIPLDNLLILEFGIQNY; encoded by the coding sequence ATGAACTTTTCAAGAAATAGAAAAGGAGTAAAAGatgattcaaaatatatatatgaaCCTGGAGATCTTGAGACAAAAGTAACAGAGAATGGGTTAGATGTatcatttaaaagaaaGGTTGTTtcagatttattaatatgtCCAATATGTGAAGGATTTTTTAGAGGAGCAACAACTATAAGAGAATGTTTGCATACATTTTGTAAAGCTTGTATAATTGAACATATTGAATCAAAAGGTGCAGAATGCCCAAAATGTGGACAAAATATTGGTATATATCCTTTGCAAGGATTAGTATTTGACAGAACAATACAGAATATTACAGATAAGATTTTTCCAGAATTTAAGgataaagaaagaaagttATATACTGaatttttagaaaaataCGGAGATGAGGCTGATATACATGATGAAAAAGATCTAATGAGTCTCACAAAACCTATAACTTCacaattattgaataaaattaagCTTAAACCAATAGATTCAACGgcaaatttttataatgaaattcttttacccgaattagaaaaaaataaaacagttgattcaaataatcaaaCAACTACAGTTTTGGAAAATTTATCAatgaaaattaaattagaatcaataaattcagaattttttcaattggAAAAACCTTACCTTATAGTTCCACCTCAAATCactatttttcatttacaaaattatattatgCATAAATCCAACGagaaatttgaaaagattccttctatttttttaaaaggGGGACAAATTCTTCCTAGAAATCATTCACTTGAATTTGTATGCAGATCTAGAAGAATTCCTCTGGATAATTTACTTATTTTGGAGTTTGGGATCCAAAATTActaa
- a CDS encoding hypothetical protein (similar to Cof-like hydrolase, HAD-superfamily) — EVLYKQIIMESNILCVFTDVDGTLANNENQLSLKNAKTISALMDSHILLVPATGRSKVGFLRMFTEDIMDIAKHHGFPGIFFNGAVLIGPNGIDDIMKTWTISDECMIELCNLLDSIKIEWQPEDEGYEEAKLKGETHRGVAYSVYLLNEFVHNVRGSHLRYVEGLSREFSVKVESVVDVIKKNKNQSLKFIIGESREKLEEIKDIVHAFLKDKPARVLFSHPLILEILHIDCSKGNAAEHLLKTLNIHPENCLAIGDAENDVELLKLSGISVAVANACNMAKGAAQHIVSSNDDDGFSEAIQKFCNIQINLD; from the coding sequence GAAGTGCTTTACAAGCAGATAATTATGGAATCTAATATTTTATGTGTGTTTACAGATGTAGATGGTACACTAGCAAATAATGAGAATCAactttcattaaaaaatgcAAAAACTATTTCAGCCCTAATGGACTCTCATATTTTGTTAGTACCAGCAACAGGACGCTCCAAAGTGGGTTTTCTAAGAATGTTCACAGAAGATATTATGGATATTGCCAAACATCATGGATTCCCaggaatattttttaatggaGCAGTTTTGATTGGTCCAAATGGAATTGATGATATTATGAAAACTTGGACTATTTCTGATGAATGTATGATAGAACTCTGTAACTTATTagattcaataaaaattgaatgGCAACCTGAAGATGAAGGTTATGAAGAAGCCAAACTTAAAGGTGAAACACATAGAGGAGTTGCATATAGCGTTTATTTACTGAATGAATTTGTACACAATGTTAGAGGTAGTCATTTAAGATATGTTGAAGGTCTAAGTAGAGAGTTTTCAGTAAAAGTTGAAAGTGTTGTTGATgtcattaaaaaaaataagaatcaATCTTTAAAGTTTATTATTGGTGAATCTAGGGAAAaacttgaagaaattaaagatattgtACATGCTTTTCTTAAAGATAAACCAGCAAGAGTCCTCTTTTCTCATCCTCTAATACTGGAGATATTACATATAGATTGTTCAAAGGGAAATGCTGCAGAACATTTACTCAAAACACTTAATATACATCCTGAAAATTGTCTAGCTATTGGAGATGCCGAAAATGATGTTGAGTTGCTTAAACTCTCAGGAATTTCTGTTGCTGTTGCTAATGCTTGTAATATGGCCAAAGGTGCCGCCCAGCATATAGTTTCATCTAATGATGATGACGGATTTTCGGAAGCTATTCAGAAATTCTGCAATATTCAAATCAATTTAGACTAg